One genomic region from Bacteroidetes Order II. bacterium encodes:
- a CDS encoding CDP-alcohol phosphatidyltransferase family protein, with protein sequence MEESVKQLDLGRFWTAPNILSISRAVVVIPIMYLIMTQGPISWLAGCVLWGIASDWLDGQVARWTNTVSGWGKVLDPLADKVAAIGIVFALVWVGAVPLWLMVIVAARDLLIVSGGILLSRKIGEVAMSIWTGKVAVTVLSLMVLSAILKVHPAITLIYTQTAAALFIYSFFLYALRVWGYVRTGKDATFGQLLDAYANEITVALLATFMYLSPAQQFEALLPAFMWLSWACVMTCILFGWNAFKRRQRIFYPNVLHLPVATTFLYALYLMLEPDAEVVRYGQWLILGLMAYAYFLFIIASFWRYKPLEYIQKTVPPTQEPSTKHD encoded by the coding sequence ATGGAAGAATCTGTTAAACAATTGGATTTAGGCCGTTTTTGGACGGCTCCGAATATATTGAGCATCAGTCGTGCGGTGGTGGTAATCCCTATTATGTACCTCATCATGACACAAGGACCCATTTCTTGGCTGGCGGGATGTGTGTTATGGGGCATCGCATCCGATTGGTTAGACGGTCAGGTGGCCCGTTGGACGAATACGGTATCCGGCTGGGGAAAGGTATTGGATCCCTTGGCCGATAAAGTGGCCGCGATTGGGATTGTTTTTGCATTGGTTTGGGTGGGTGCCGTACCTCTCTGGTTAATGGTGATTGTGGCTGCAAGAGACCTCCTCATTGTTTCGGGGGGTATTTTGTTATCCCGAAAAATTGGCGAAGTGGCAATGAGCATTTGGACAGGGAAAGTAGCGGTTACGGTTCTCTCACTTATGGTGCTTTCGGCGATTCTGAAGGTACATCCGGCCATCACCCTCATCTATACCCAAACCGCCGCTGCGCTTTTCATCTATTCCTTTTTCCTGTATGCGCTTCGGGTATGGGGCTATGTCCGAACGGGAAAAGATGCCACCTTCGGCCAACTATTGGATGCATACGCCAACGAAATTACAGTGGCTTTGCTTGCAACCTTTATGTACCTAAGCCCAGCCCAACAGTTTGAGGCCCTTTTACCTGCCTTCATGTGGCTCTCTTGGGCCTGTGTAATGACCTGCATTTTGTTTGGTTGGAATGCGTTTAAAAGAAGGCAGCGGATATTTTACCCCAATGTTTTACATCTTCCCGTAGCAACAACTTTTTTGTATGCACTATACCTGATGTTAGAGCCTGATGCAGAAGTAGTACGATACGGCCAATGGCTTATTTTGGGCTTGATGGCCTATGCCTACTTTCTTTTTATCATTGCTTCTTTTTGGCGCTATAAGCCCTTAGAGTATATTCAAAAAACAGTCCCTCCCACACAAGAACCCTCCACCAAACATGATTGA
- a CDS encoding mechanosensitive ion channel family protein, with product MIEWFRINISGDHAEELLISMAILVVGWVIRKLTGEVLIRKIEDPHHRFTINRRVGRSLAIATLVLVVAIWFPNLKEIVAILSLFGAGLAIVNREVILSMVAWLHIITRQPYGVGDRIELNGVSGDVIDISLLVTTMMETREWVQGDQSTGRIMRIPNNWVFLYAVKNYTQGFEYIWNELSVTVSDKSDWNMAREIMMSLAQESSFIVEHQVKSQLKTMTQEYLVYYSTLTPFVYVATNERGIQLTLRYLCKVRNRRGSEHAIMLRILEEFAKNPSIEMVFFK from the coding sequence ATGATTGAGTGGTTTCGTATAAATATTTCTGGCGACCATGCCGAGGAATTACTGATTTCAATGGCCATTCTGGTCGTTGGTTGGGTGATCCGTAAATTGACAGGTGAGGTTTTGATTCGTAAGATCGAAGACCCACACCATCGGTTCACCATCAACCGTCGTGTGGGCCGAAGCCTAGCAATTGCCACATTGGTGCTGGTGGTGGCCATCTGGTTTCCAAACCTGAAAGAAATTGTGGCGATCCTGTCCCTTTTTGGTGCGGGTTTGGCCATCGTCAACCGAGAAGTGATCCTAAGTATGGTGGCATGGCTACACATCATTACCCGCCAACCCTATGGTGTGGGCGACCGTATTGAACTTAATGGTGTTTCTGGAGATGTTATTGACATCAGTTTATTGGTCACCACCATGATGGAAACCCGTGAATGGGTACAAGGAGACCAAAGCACCGGACGCATTATGCGAATCCCGAATAACTGGGTTTTCCTCTATGCCGTCAAAAACTACACCCAAGGGTTCGAATATATTTGGAACGAGCTTTCGGTTACGGTTTCTGATAAAAGTGATTGGAATATGGCACGGGAGATCATGATGTCTCTGGCGCAAGAATCATCGTTTATCGTAGAACATCAAGTTAAATCCCAACTCAAAACCATGACGCAGGAATACTTGGTTTATTACAGTACGCTTACACCTTTTGTTTATGTTGCTACGAACGAACGTGGCATCCAGCTAACCCTCCGATATTTATGCAAAGTCCGAAACAGGCGAGGAAGCGAACACGCCATTATGCTTCGTATCTTGGAGGAATTTGCCAAAAACCCGTCCATTGAGATGGTATTTTTTAAATAG
- the ftsY gene encoding signal recognition particle-docking protein FtsY produces MGFFDRFKKRDNENLEQGLEKTRTSFLGKLNTMIRGKDKVDEEVLDELEGILVTSDVGVKTTIEIIQKIEERVARDKYVNTADLNGIIRSEVAELLLGSTSERPADFEAPLPHKPHVIMVVGVNGVGKTTSIGKMAYRYKEAGKQVVLGAADTFRAAATEQLGIWADRVGVPIIKQGQGADPAAVAFDTLASAKKQQADVVLIDTAGRLHNKGGLMDELSKVKRVMDRQIPGAPHEVLLVLDASVGQNALRQAEEFTKSVEVTGLVLTKLDGTAKGGIVICISNEFNVPVKYIGVGEKVEDLQVFDKRTFVEKIFV; encoded by the coding sequence ATGGGATTTTTTGATCGGTTCAAAAAGCGTGATAATGAAAATTTAGAACAAGGCCTGGAAAAAACCAGAACGTCTTTTCTTGGAAAGCTCAACACCATGATCCGAGGTAAGGACAAGGTGGACGAAGAAGTGTTGGATGAACTCGAAGGTATTTTGGTAACCAGCGATGTGGGGGTTAAAACCACCATCGAAATCATCCAAAAAATTGAAGAGCGGGTGGCCCGAGACAAATACGTGAATACTGCCGACCTAAACGGCATCATTCGTTCGGAAGTGGCAGAGCTTCTGCTTGGTTCCACCTCCGAACGTCCGGCAGATTTTGAGGCCCCACTTCCCCATAAGCCACATGTCATCATGGTTGTTGGGGTGAATGGGGTTGGTAAAACTACCTCCATTGGTAAAATGGCTTATCGCTATAAAGAAGCCGGAAAACAAGTCGTTTTGGGCGCTGCAGATACTTTCCGTGCTGCAGCAACCGAACAGTTGGGGATTTGGGCAGACCGTGTGGGCGTCCCCATCATCAAACAAGGACAGGGCGCAGACCCAGCTGCAGTAGCTTTTGACACGCTGGCTTCCGCCAAGAAGCAACAGGCAGATGTGGTTCTGATTGATACGGCTGGTCGGCTTCACAACAAAGGTGGCCTGATGGATGAACTCTCCAAAGTAAAACGGGTGATGGATCGTCAGATACCGGGCGCTCCACACGAGGTGTTGCTGGTTTTAGATGCCTCGGTTGGTCAGAATGCCTTACGTCAAGCCGAAGAATTTACCAAAAGCGTGGAAGTGACGGGCTTAGTTCTAACCAAGCTTGATGGAACCGCCAAAGGGGGAATTGTCATTTGTATCTCTAACGAGTTTAATGTACCGGTGAAGTATATTGGCGTTGGCGAAAAAGTGGAAGACCTTCAGGTTTTTGATAAACGCACTTTTGTCGAAAAGATATTTGTTTAG
- a CDS encoding GWxTD domain-containing protein has product MMRILSLRNALLFVLLAPVLAVTSTAQSVPEFDVDYVSTRTNRTDRTKVDFFTKIALNQLKFLSRSGQFVGQYEVTTEVFETNSKGQAIRKVLSNNWDRTVQIKNYAETQSDQIFDLTTNSLELQPGSMMGQVTIEDKNSGKTFVREFALLVRGFGAENKPVTMSDLSLVDDYSPNRTNFTPNVSNTLGSDRSEAIFYFDVFAKESISLTVSYSVQQLKNSARRPSVRNLLNFRPDGSNLETVGVANWNSKPLRVKPGENSGVVNIPLKDLKAGAYQINVLLKGEKGETYDAAAKVFHIQWMGLDQQLNDIDRAISQLRYIAKENEISQIRSQPTPAKRADMFMDFWRKRDPTPGTKRNEAMEEYYYRIFHVNRNFGRFNDGWQTDQGEVYVRFGEPTFIQKHPYNFGSAQAYEVWYYENIGKKFIFIDKSGVGDYKLLRPIWDERNRM; this is encoded by the coding sequence ATGATGAGAATACTTTCGCTTCGAAACGCCTTATTGTTTGTGTTACTGGCGCCAGTACTTGCCGTTACCAGTACCGCACAAAGTGTTCCGGAATTTGATGTGGACTACGTGAGTACGCGAACAAATCGTACAGACCGAACTAAGGTAGATTTTTTTACCAAAATCGCGTTGAACCAGCTCAAATTTCTGAGTCGCAGCGGACAATTTGTGGGGCAATACGAAGTCACAACAGAGGTTTTTGAAACCAATAGCAAAGGACAGGCCATACGGAAGGTTCTGAGCAATAATTGGGACCGAACTGTGCAAATTAAAAACTACGCAGAAACGCAAAGTGATCAGATATTTGATTTGACCACCAACTCATTGGAGCTACAGCCGGGTAGCATGATGGGGCAAGTGACCATCGAAGACAAAAATTCTGGCAAAACCTTTGTCCGCGAATTTGCTTTATTGGTTCGCGGATTTGGTGCAGAAAACAAACCTGTCACCATGAGTGATCTCTCGTTGGTAGATGACTACAGCCCGAACCGCACCAACTTTACGCCTAATGTTTCAAACACATTGGGCAGCGACCGGAGCGAAGCCATTTTTTACTTCGACGTATTTGCGAAAGAATCCATTTCTTTAACCGTTTCGTATAGCGTGCAACAACTCAAAAACTCTGCCCGCCGTCCTTCGGTTCGCAATCTTTTGAATTTCCGTCCAGATGGATCCAACTTAGAAACCGTAGGTGTGGCCAACTGGAATTCCAAACCACTCCGAGTGAAACCTGGTGAAAATTCGGGTGTAGTGAATATCCCTTTGAAAGACCTTAAAGCCGGGGCATATCAAATAAATGTGTTATTAAAAGGTGAAAAAGGCGAGACTTATGATGCTGCCGCCAAAGTCTTCCATATCCAATGGATGGGCTTAGATCAACAACTGAATGATATAGATCGTGCGATTTCCCAACTACGTTATATTGCCAAAGAAAACGAAATTTCTCAGATCCGTAGCCAACCTACGCCTGCCAAACGGGCCGACATGTTTATGGATTTCTGGCGAAAGCGCGATCCAACGCCCGGTACCAAACGGAACGAGGCGATGGAAGAGTATTATTACCGAATTTTCCATGTAAACCGAAATTTTGGACGTTTTAATGATGGATGGCAGACCGACCAAGGCGAGGTGTATGTCCGATTTGGAGAACCCACGTTCATTCAAAAACACCCATACAATTTTGGATCTGCCCAAGCATACGAAGTTTGGTACTATGAAAACATCGGAAAAAAATTTATTTTTATAGATAAATCCGGTGTAGGAGACTATAAATTACTAAGACCTATATGGGATGAGCGGAATCGGATGTAA
- a CDS encoding bifunctional metallophosphatase/5'-nucleotidase, with amino-acid sequence MLRVPNMRSMMVYSIIALFLATSFSFAQTTPKTVDKNIIRLNILQINDVYELAPISGYGGLARVAGLKKQLRAQNGNTLLMIAGDFFSPSALGTAKVNDERLMGKQIVATFNTIGLDYATFGNHEFDITEEQFKARMSESKFNWVSSNVTNQNLQPFPKVPTSQIIRIQNQFGRMMKVGLFGVTIDSNKKPYVAYQDYMEKAQEQVAILRPQVDVLIALTHLDIADDIRLAETLPQIDLIMGGHEHENILVRRGLDLTPIAKADANARSAYVHRITYNRATKKLSISHELKILDASIPSDPATELEVNKWIEAGFAGFRAEGFEPQRTVVTTNESLDGREVSVRNYPGTMGTRIADAMRAVVPNADCALLNGGSIRIDDVVNPGPLVEYDIIRILPFGGQVLSNTMKGGLLKKVLLQGLANKGKGGFLHHSGITRDGENWLINGSPLEENKTYTVAMSDFLVSGRETGLDYLKEGNPDLKIGAKHGDIRLALISELKRVYGQN; translated from the coding sequence ATGTTACGCGTACCGAATATGCGCAGCATGATGGTTTACTCCATCATCGCCCTCTTCTTGGCTACTTCCTTTTCATTTGCCCAGACGACACCAAAGACCGTTGACAAAAACATCATCCGGTTGAATATCCTACAAATAAATGACGTCTATGAATTGGCTCCCATCAGCGGTTATGGCGGTTTGGCGCGGGTTGCGGGCCTAAAAAAGCAATTGCGTGCCCAGAATGGAAATACATTACTGATGATTGCGGGTGATTTTTTCAGCCCTTCAGCACTTGGAACGGCAAAAGTGAATGACGAGAGACTCATGGGCAAACAAATTGTGGCCACGTTCAACACCATAGGATTGGATTATGCCACCTTTGGGAACCACGAATTTGACATTACCGAGGAGCAATTCAAAGCCCGGATGTCTGAGTCGAAGTTTAATTGGGTATCCTCGAACGTTACAAACCAGAACCTGCAACCATTCCCCAAAGTCCCCACTTCGCAAATCATTCGGATACAAAATCAATTTGGCCGCATGATGAAAGTAGGTCTTTTTGGTGTAACGATAGATAGCAATAAAAAGCCATACGTAGCCTACCAAGACTATATGGAGAAGGCACAGGAACAAGTGGCCATTCTCCGACCCCAAGTGGATGTTTTGATTGCACTTACGCATCTTGATATAGCCGATGACATTCGTTTGGCCGAAACCCTTCCTCAGATAGACCTCATCATGGGCGGGCACGAGCATGAAAACATACTAGTACGGCGTGGATTGGATCTTACCCCGATTGCGAAGGCCGACGCCAATGCCCGTTCTGCTTATGTACACCGAATCACCTACAACCGAGCCACAAAAAAACTTTCTATAAGTCATGAACTCAAAATCTTAGATGCTTCTATTCCGAGTGATCCAGCTACTGAGTTGGAAGTCAATAAATGGATTGAAGCAGGATTTGCAGGATTCCGGGCAGAAGGCTTCGAGCCGCAGCGCACGGTTGTCACCACCAATGAATCTTTGGATGGCCGCGAGGTTTCTGTACGGAACTATCCGGGCACCATGGGTACCAGAATTGCCGATGCCATGCGTGCGGTGGTTCCAAACGCAGATTGTGCCTTATTGAATGGCGGCTCCATTCGGATTGACGACGTTGTGAATCCAGGACCATTGGTGGAATACGACATCATCCGTATCCTGCCTTTTGGAGGACAAGTGCTTTCCAATACCATGAAGGGGGGCCTACTTAAAAAAGTTCTCCTGCAAGGCTTGGCCAATAAAGGGAAAGGAGGATTTCTGCATCATAGTGGCATTACCCGCGACGGTGAAAACTGGTTGATCAATGGTTCGCCTTTAGAGGAAAATAAAACCTATACTGTTGCCATGTCGGACTTTTTAGTATCTGGGCGTGAAACGGGCTTGGATTATCTGAAAGAAGGAAATCCAGACTTAAAAATTGGTGCCAAACATGGTGACATCCGTTTGGCCTTGATTAGCGAATTAAAACGGGTTTACGGACAAAATTGA